In a genomic window of Thermosynechococcus sp. CL-1:
- a CDS encoding SagB/ThcOx family dehydrogenase, translating to MGFQPLSLAQHYHERTKYAPETLAQQAAPLDFSRQPSPFKTYPLGQSFSLKPFLEPEQGAAHPHWQRLSRLLYCTYGITGVVPYPDQPFYMRAAPSAGGLYPAEIYLLTRNDTAIPAGIYNYQVKDHALVQVWQSYSWSALQAACLWHPALERTHIALIVTAVFYRSAWRYGDRAYRRICLDIGHLLGNVELAANIHDFRAHFIGGFVDAQMNELLYLDPEQEGVLAVVALANLLEVGENLSTFPAVLASATCYDYGAIASGELLKAYHRASALTNSDMIYGMAKEIPSPPAKEPTEPPASKYNFPFGLRVSLSKTIIDWETHLAALQQTILQRRSTRQYSGQGIEVDQLAALLTFAYHPQDYRDQGLDEAPSFFDPTLVETFIAVTRVKDLEEGCYYYAVAEHELRQIRFKNFQEQLHFLCLNQDLGRDAAVVIFHTANLERAIARYGERAYRYLHMDAGHLGQRINLAATALGLGVSGIGGFFDDQVNDLLGIPPQEAVLYITTVGKAA from the coding sequence ATGGGGTTTCAACCGCTTTCCTTGGCACAGCATTACCACGAACGCACCAAGTACGCCCCTGAGACCTTAGCCCAACAGGCAGCACCGCTCGATTTTAGTCGCCAGCCCAGTCCCTTCAAAACCTATCCCCTTGGTCAGTCCTTCTCCCTCAAGCCGTTTTTAGAACCTGAGCAGGGGGCAGCTCACCCCCACTGGCAGCGACTTTCACGGTTGTTGTACTGTACCTATGGCATTACTGGGGTGGTTCCCTATCCCGATCAGCCCTTTTATATGCGGGCAGCACCTTCTGCCGGGGGGCTATATCCAGCGGAAATCTATCTCCTCACTCGCAACGACACCGCCATTCCCGCTGGCATTTATAACTACCAAGTGAAAGACCATGCCCTTGTGCAGGTGTGGCAAAGCTATTCTTGGTCAGCCCTACAGGCCGCTTGTCTTTGGCATCCAGCGCTAGAAAGGACGCACATTGCGCTGATCGTGACAGCCGTCTTTTACCGTTCCGCTTGGCGTTATGGCGATCGCGCCTATCGCCGCATTTGCCTCGACATTGGGCACCTTTTGGGGAATGTGGAACTGGCCGCCAATATCCATGACTTTCGCGCTCACTTCATTGGTGGTTTTGTGGATGCCCAAATGAATGAACTGCTTTACCTTGATCCAGAACAGGAGGGAGTGTTGGCAGTGGTTGCCCTTGCCAATTTACTCGAAGTGGGTGAAAACTTGTCCACGTTCCCCGCAGTGTTGGCCTCTGCCACCTGCTATGACTATGGGGCGATCGCCAGTGGCGAGCTACTGAAGGCTTACCATCGTGCCAGTGCCCTCACCAATAGTGACATGATCTACGGCATGGCCAAAGAGATCCCCAGCCCCCCTGCCAAGGAGCCTACTGAACCCCCTGCTAGTAAATACAACTTTCCCTTTGGTCTGCGGGTGAGTCTCAGCAAAACCATCATTGACTGGGAAACCCATCTAGCCGCTCTCCAGCAAACTATTCTGCAGCGGCGCTCGACTCGTCAGTACAGTGGCCAAGGGATTGAGGTGGATCAACTGGCTGCCCTGCTCACCTTTGCCTACCATCCTCAGGACTACCGCGATCAAGGCCTAGATGAAGCCCCTAGTTTCTTTGACCCGACATTGGTGGAAACCTTTATTGCCGTGACGCGGGTCAAGGATCTGGAGGAGGGCTGCTACTACTATGCTGTGGCCGAGCATGAGCTACGCCAAATTCGCTTCAAGAACTTTCAAGAGCAGTTGCATTTCCTCTGCCTCAATCAAGACCTCGGTCGCGATGCCGCCGTGGTGATTTTCCATACCGCCAATCTGGAGCGGGCGATCGCTCGCTATGGGGAACGGGCTTATCGCTACCTCCACATGGATGCTGGCCACCTTGGACAGCGGATCAATTTGGCTGCCACCGCTTTGGGGCTAGGGGTCAGTGGCATTGGCGGTTTCTTTGATGATCAGGTCAACGATCTCTTGGGCATTCCCCCGCAAGAAGCGGTTCTGTACATTACCACCGTTGGCAAAGCAGCGTGA
- a CDS encoding pentapeptide repeat-containing protein yields the protein MAKFSNEELLAAYAAGERDFRGSDLTGLSLFDTNLSDADFSDSDLENAYLPYCQLNRIQATATNLRHSELGDAQLYQANLAAADLEGANLVRTNLRSANLERANLQGANLQGADLRYANLRQANLQGANLQQANLEQADLTAAQVQRCNFFRATGVDLSAAVCDRTTVYPDGYFYP from the coding sequence ATGGCCAAATTCAGCAATGAGGAACTATTGGCAGCCTATGCAGCGGGGGAACGAGATTTTCGGGGCAGCGATCTGACGGGTCTGAGCCTTTTTGACACCAATCTCAGCGATGCCGATTTTAGTGACAGTGATCTGGAGAATGCCTATCTGCCCTATTGCCAGTTGAATCGAATTCAAGCGACTGCCACCAATCTACGCCACAGTGAATTAGGGGATGCTCAGTTGTATCAAGCGAACCTTGCGGCAGCAGATCTTGAAGGAGCCAACCTTGTCCGCACCAACCTCCGATCGGCCAATTTGGAACGGGCAAACCTGCAAGGCGCTAATCTTCAGGGGGCGGATCTGCGCTATGCCAATTTGCGACAAGCAAATCTCCAAGGGGCCAACCTGCAACAGGCCAATTTAGAGCAGGCAGATTTAACGGCAGCACAGGTACAGCGGTGTAATTTTTTTCGGGCAACGGGTGTTGATCTGTCGGCTGCGGTGTGCGATCGCACCACAGTTTATCCCGATGGCTATTTTTACCCCTGA
- the cbiE gene encoding precorrin-6y C5,15-methyltransferase (decarboxylating) subunit CbiE, which produces MTPIHVVGIGLEGLAGLGATVQEIIRTATLLVGSDRHLQLIPHGDAPRLSLRDFHATFKAIQTHLATTPDPQVVILTSGDPLFYGLGRWLLEVFTPDQLTFHPHLSAVQLAFSRLKLPWQDAVIYSAHGRDLAGLVPLLQRGVEKIAIYTDGEANIAAISRLYQALHLPVSYRAWVCQALGSAEEAILRWDLAQPVTELPPVHPLNLVVLLRQPQHLPPREQPVFGLGDDQFFTFGDRPSLMTKREVRVLALAELALTSTIETVWDIGAGTGSVAVEIARLAPQATIYGIEKTAIGCQLIERNRKAFGLTNLIPIQGAAPQSLSGLPQPDRVFIGGSGAQLLANLDYCWSHLKAGGRVVLAIATLEHQGQVLHWCQTQQISPQVLHVQLSRSVPLGQGHRLHPLNPVTLITLSQG; this is translated from the coding sequence GTGACCCCGATTCATGTAGTCGGCATTGGCCTAGAGGGGCTGGCAGGGTTGGGGGCAACAGTTCAGGAAATTATTCGCACAGCGACGCTCTTGGTGGGGAGCGATCGCCATCTTCAGTTGATTCCCCATGGAGACGCCCCCCGCTTGTCTCTACGAGACTTTCATGCCACTTTCAAGGCGATTCAAACCCACTTGGCAACAACCCCCGACCCCCAAGTGGTCATTCTCACCAGTGGCGATCCCCTGTTTTACGGCTTGGGACGCTGGCTCCTTGAAGTTTTTACCCCCGATCAGTTGACATTTCATCCCCACCTCAGTGCGGTGCAGTTGGCCTTTAGTCGCCTCAAGCTCCCTTGGCAGGATGCCGTGATCTACAGTGCCCACGGTCGCGATTTAGCCGGGTTGGTGCCGCTGTTGCAGCGGGGGGTGGAGAAAATTGCCATCTATACCGATGGTGAGGCTAATATTGCTGCCATTAGCCGCTTATATCAAGCATTGCACCTGCCTGTGTCCTATCGGGCGTGGGTGTGTCAGGCCTTGGGTAGCGCAGAGGAAGCCATTCTGCGGTGGGACTTAGCCCAACCAGTGACGGAATTGCCGCCAGTACATCCCTTGAATTTGGTGGTGCTCCTGCGTCAACCCCAGCACCTACCCCCTCGGGAACAGCCCGTTTTTGGCTTAGGGGATGATCAATTTTTCACCTTTGGCGATCGCCCCAGCTTGATGACGAAGCGGGAAGTGCGGGTATTGGCCTTGGCGGAACTTGCCCTCACCAGCACTATCGAAACCGTTTGGGATATAGGTGCCGGCACCGGCAGTGTCGCTGTGGAAATCGCCCGCCTTGCTCCCCAAGCCACCATCTATGGGATCGAGAAAACGGCGATTGGCTGCCAACTGATTGAGCGCAACCGCAAGGCTTTTGGTTTGACCAATCTGATCCCAATCCAAGGGGCGGCTCCCCAGAGCCTCAGTGGCTTGCCGCAACCGGATCGCGTGTTTATTGGCGGCAGTGGTGCCCAATTACTGGCCAATCTTGACTATTGTTGGTCACACTTGAAAGCTGGCGGCCGGGTGGTGCTGGCGATCGCCACCCTTGAACACCAAGGCCAAGTTCTCCACTGGTGTCAAACCCAGCAAATCAGCCCGCAAGTGCTACACGTGCAACTCAGCCGCTCCGTTCCCTTGGGTCAAGGCCACCGCCTCCATCCCCTCAATCCAGTCACCCTCATCACCCTGAGTCAGGGGTAA
- a CDS encoding cobalt-precorrin-8X methylmutase: MSLLHPIAQASFAIIDREIGPHPFDAPSYAILRRIIHSTADFEFKNLLEISPGAIAHITQALRSGVPIITDVAMVRVGIQTMVSRTFQNPIITALDDGSHTAPSQTRSEAGMIRAWQQWPYGLFVVGNAPTALLALCDRLQQTRVPPAGVIGVPVGFVNVVESKAALAQLPVPQIRVAGRKGGSPVAAAIVNALLELADSEESA; encoded by the coding sequence GTGTCTCTGCTGCATCCCATTGCCCAAGCCAGTTTTGCCATCATTGATCGCGAGATCGGTCCTCACCCTTTTGATGCCCCAAGCTATGCGATTTTGCGGCGAATTATCCACAGCACAGCAGATTTTGAGTTTAAGAACCTGCTGGAGATTTCGCCGGGGGCGATCGCCCACATCACACAGGCCCTGCGCTCAGGTGTGCCGATTATTACCGATGTGGCCATGGTCAGGGTCGGCATTCAAACCATGGTCAGCCGTACCTTTCAGAATCCAATTATTACCGCCCTCGACGATGGCAGCCACACCGCCCCTAGTCAAACCCGCAGCGAAGCAGGGATGATCCGCGCTTGGCAACAGTGGCCCTATGGCCTGTTTGTGGTTGGGAATGCGCCAACGGCGCTCCTTGCCCTGTGCGATCGCCTGCAACAAACCCGTGTACCGCCGGCGGGCGTCATTGGTGTCCCCGTTGGCTTTGTCAATGTTGTAGAGTCAAAAGCAGCCCTTGCCCAACTGCCCGTGCCTCAAATTCGCGTTGCCGGTCGCAAGGGGGGGTCGCCTGTGGCGGCAGCGATTGTGAATGCCCTACTGGAGTTGGCCGATAGTGAGGAGTCAGCGTGA
- the murQ gene encoding N-acetylmuramic acid 6-phosphate etherase → MTDLQELPSRGHLLTEQINPASQNLDQLTPLELVDLFNQEDAQTLRAIAQAREALAQTITATAARLRQGGRLFYIGAGTSGRLGVLDAAECPPTFCTPPHLVQGILAGGEAALVRSSEGLEDRYEDGAAVVGDRQITAQDVLIGITAGGTTPYVHGALDAAQAVGALTVFMACVPSDQLQRAADIDIRLLVGPELLAGSTRLKAGTATKMALNIISTGVMVQLGKVYGNRMVDVAVSNRKLLDRALRILTDLTGIDRAAAADLLERSGYQVKRALLMYWTGLDALAAQALLDQHNGQLHAAKSTALNP, encoded by the coding sequence ATGACAGACCTCCAAGAACTCCCTAGTCGTGGTCATCTCTTGACGGAGCAGATCAATCCCGCCAGCCAGAATCTGGATCAGCTCACTCCCTTGGAACTAGTTGATCTTTTTAATCAGGAAGATGCCCAGACGCTGCGGGCGATCGCCCAAGCCCGCGAGGCCTTAGCCCAAACCATTACCGCCACAGCAGCCCGCCTTCGCCAAGGGGGACGCCTCTTCTACATTGGTGCCGGCACCAGTGGTCGCTTGGGGGTTTTGGATGCTGCCGAATGTCCGCCCACGTTTTGTACACCGCCCCATTTGGTTCAAGGCATTCTGGCTGGCGGTGAGGCTGCCCTTGTGCGCAGTTCTGAAGGCCTTGAGGATCGCTACGAAGATGGCGCCGCCGTGGTGGGCGATCGCCAGATCACTGCCCAAGATGTCTTGATTGGGATTACCGCTGGCGGAACCACTCCCTATGTCCATGGGGCACTGGATGCAGCGCAAGCAGTAGGGGCACTTACGGTCTTTATGGCCTGTGTTCCCTCGGATCAGCTACAGCGGGCTGCCGACATTGACATTCGCCTGTTGGTGGGGCCTGAACTCCTTGCCGGATCCACCCGTTTGAAAGCCGGTACTGCCACAAAGATGGCATTGAATATCATTTCCACGGGGGTGATGGTGCAGTTGGGCAAAGTCTATGGCAACCGCATGGTGGATGTAGCCGTCAGCAACCGTAAGCTTTTGGATCGTGCCCTGCGGATTCTTACGGATCTCACGGGAATTGATCGCGCAGCAGCAGCAGACCTTCTCGAACGCAGTGGCTACCAAGTGAAGCGTGCTCTGCTCATGTACTGGACAGGACTGGACGCCCTTGCCGCTCAAGCTCTACTCGATCAACACAATGGCCAACTGCACGCGGCCAAAAGTACTGCCCTGAATCCCTAG
- a CDS encoding glyoxalase-like domain protein, which produces MLLTPPLFAWLDGLWDGVFSTQGIMIMLLMGYAGAMWLFLSSAPKVYTIMVSDLEHARQFYEQELHLPIADVPLHYYYNYEQTLGVASMDPLYVPSALSYSSPKRPSPRDGLWYQLKKNTQLHVISGASKGERNRQRHVCFDRECLELLLLRIQRRQLRYKMRSDRPLNFLVKDYDGTVIEMAEISARP; this is translated from the coding sequence ATGTTGTTGACTCCTCCTTTATTTGCTTGGCTGGATGGTCTCTGGGATGGGGTATTCTCCACCCAGGGGATTATGATCATGCTGCTGATGGGCTACGCAGGGGCAATGTGGCTCTTTTTGTCCAGTGCCCCCAAAGTCTATACGATCATGGTTTCGGATCTAGAGCACGCGCGGCAGTTCTACGAGCAGGAGTTGCATTTGCCGATCGCTGATGTACCGCTGCACTACTACTACAACTATGAGCAAACCCTTGGCGTGGCTTCGATGGATCCGCTCTATGTGCCCTCGGCCTTGAGCTACAGCAGCCCCAAGCGCCCCAGCCCTAGGGATGGGTTGTGGTACCAACTCAAGAAAAATACGCAACTGCATGTCATTAGTGGTGCCAGCAAGGGGGAACGCAACCGTCAGCGCCATGTCTGTTTTGACCGTGAGTGCCTCGAGCTCCTATTGCTGCGGATTCAGCGGCGGCAGTTGCGCTACAAAATGCGCAGCGATCGCCCCCTCAATTTCCTTGTTAAGGACTACGACGGCACTGTGATTGAAATGGCAGAAATTTCAGCGCGGCCATGA
- a CDS encoding phosphatase PAP2 family protein, translated as MKAIALMILMGISSVYVGAHWVSDVLAGYCVGDAIYLVTVRYLERS; from the coding sequence ATGAAAGCGATCGCCCTGATGATTTTAATGGGCATCAGCTCTGTTTATGTAGGTGCCCACTGGGTGAGTGATGTATTAGCAGGCTACTGTGTGGGCGATGCGATTTACTTAGTAACGGTGCGATACCTCGAACGCTCCTAG
- the pdhA gene encoding pyruvate dehydrogenase (acetyl-transferring) E1 component subunit alpha, giving the protein MVQERSLPSLSIPQTTITREQGLMLYEDMVLGRTFEDKCAEMYYRGRMFGFVHLYNGQEAVSTGVIKAMRPDDYVCSTYRDHVHALSAGVPAREVMAELFGKATGCSKGRGGSMHLFSAKHNLLGGFAFVAEGIPVATGAAFQTMYRRQVMGDAKADQVTACFFGDGASNNGQFFECLNMAALWKLPILFIVENNKWAIGMAHERASSETEIYKKAKVFGMVGEEVDGMDVLAVRTVAEAAIARARAGEGPTLIEALTYRFRGHSLADPDELRSKEEKEFWLKRDPIKKLGAYLVEQELATSEDLRAIEQKVQAIVDDAVAFAEESPEPKPEELYDYIFADE; this is encoded by the coding sequence ATGGTTCAAGAGCGTAGTCTGCCCTCTTTGTCCATTCCCCAAACCACGATTACCCGTGAGCAGGGGTTAATGCTCTATGAAGATATGGTACTGGGGCGCACCTTTGAAGATAAGTGTGCCGAAATGTACTACCGAGGGCGGATGTTTGGCTTTGTCCACCTCTACAACGGTCAAGAGGCAGTCTCTACAGGTGTGATCAAGGCGATGCGTCCCGATGATTACGTCTGCAGTACCTATCGCGATCACGTTCATGCCCTGAGCGCCGGTGTTCCTGCCCGTGAAGTGATGGCTGAACTCTTTGGCAAGGCAACGGGGTGTAGCAAAGGCCGGGGCGGCTCAATGCACCTCTTTTCTGCCAAGCATAATCTCTTGGGGGGCTTTGCCTTTGTCGCTGAGGGGATTCCAGTCGCAACGGGGGCAGCATTTCAGACGATGTACCGCCGTCAGGTGATGGGCGATGCCAAAGCCGATCAGGTCACCGCCTGTTTCTTTGGCGATGGTGCCAGCAATAATGGCCAGTTCTTTGAGTGCTTGAATATGGCGGCACTCTGGAAATTACCTATTCTTTTCATTGTAGAAAATAACAAGTGGGCGATCGGTATGGCCCATGAGCGTGCCAGTTCCGAAACAGAAATCTACAAGAAGGCCAAGGTCTTTGGCATGGTAGGTGAAGAAGTGGATGGCATGGATGTGCTGGCGGTGCGTACAGTGGCTGAGGCGGCGATCGCCCGTGCCCGTGCCGGAGAAGGCCCCACCCTCATTGAAGCGTTGACCTACCGTTTCCGGGGGCACTCCCTTGCCGATCCCGATGAACTGCGCTCCAAAGAAGAGAAAGAATTTTGGCTGAAGCGCGATCCCATCAAAAAGCTGGGTGCCTACCTCGTGGAGCAGGAATTGGCCACTAGCGAAGACCTGCGTGCCATTGAGCAAAAAGTACAGGCAATTGTTGATGATGCTGTGGCCTTTGCCGAGGAAAGTCCTGAGCCTAAGCCCGAAGAACTCTACGACTACATCTTTGCAGATGAATAG
- a CDS encoding DUF565 domain-containing protein, translating into MQQTRLNTLLDRLGAGIQEQLKNPWRRLATLTIAFLFGVFLGLAISSSAGQLGYLDIVASSIVAIIAEVISALFYSDRWKLRQTLFGEILNALKFGLLYGLFLVAFLLGS; encoded by the coding sequence ATGCAGCAAACCCGTCTTAATACCCTGCTTGATCGTCTAGGCGCTGGGATTCAGGAGCAGTTAAAAAATCCGTGGCGACGGCTAGCGACACTGACTATTGCCTTTCTTTTTGGGGTGTTCTTGGGCTTGGCCATTTCCTCGAGTGCAGGTCAATTGGGCTATTTAGATATTGTGGCCTCGAGCATCGTAGCAATTATTGCTGAAGTGATTAGTGCCTTGTTCTATAGCGATCGCTGGAAACTGCGGCAAACTCTCTTTGGTGAAATTCTCAATGCCCTGAAGTTTGGTCTGCTCTATGGCTTGTTCCTCGTTGCCTTCCTTCTGGGAAGTTAG
- a CDS encoding alpha-E domain-containing protein, with protein sequence MLSRVADAVYWLNRYIERAENIARFVDVNLNMLLDLPTSLSGQWDPLVLTTGDLSFFQEHYGTATAENVIQFLTFDTTYANSIISCLRAARENATSIREVISSEMWQQVNAFYTMVREAAKAPDQLEIASFLEQVKQASHLFAGVMDSTMSHNEAWHFGQMGRLLERADKTSRILDVKYYLLLPSVEDVGTPIDELGWIALLKSASAYEMYRKRGSHRITPAGVAEFLILDAEFPRAIRFCLLQVEKSLYKITGTPLGSWHQPVERQLGRLRSQLDYLTIDEIIGQGMHEFLDHLQQQMNEVDTQIFQTFFTLEPVKAR encoded by the coding sequence ATGTTAAGTCGTGTTGCCGATGCGGTCTATTGGTTAAATCGCTACATTGAGCGGGCAGAGAATATTGCTCGTTTTGTTGATGTCAACTTGAACATGCTGCTGGATCTGCCCACGAGTCTTTCAGGTCAATGGGATCCCCTAGTGCTAACAACGGGGGATTTGTCCTTTTTTCAGGAACACTATGGCACGGCCACGGCTGAAAATGTGATTCAGTTCCTCACCTTTGACACCACCTATGCCAACTCGATCATCTCCTGTCTGCGGGCGGCACGGGAGAATGCCACATCCATTCGCGAGGTGATTTCCTCAGAAATGTGGCAGCAGGTGAATGCCTTCTATACGATGGTGCGGGAGGCGGCTAAAGCCCCGGATCAATTGGAGATTGCCAGCTTTTTGGAGCAAGTGAAACAGGCCAGTCACCTTTTTGCCGGCGTGATGGATAGTACGATGAGCCACAATGAAGCGTGGCACTTTGGTCAAATGGGGCGGCTACTGGAGCGAGCCGATAAAACCTCGCGGATTCTTGATGTGAAATACTATCTGCTGTTGCCCTCAGTGGAAGATGTGGGCACGCCCATTGATGAATTGGGTTGGATTGCGCTCCTCAAGTCCGCCAGTGCCTATGAGATGTATCGTAAACGGGGTTCGCATCGGATTACACCCGCAGGGGTCGCAGAGTTTTTGATTCTCGATGCCGAGTTTCCCCGCGCGATCCGCTTTTGTCTGTTGCAGGTGGAAAAATCCCTCTACAAAATTACAGGAACGCCCTTGGGGAGCTGGCACCAGCCCGTGGAACGCCAACTGGGACGCCTGCGATCGCAACTGGACTATTTGACGATTGATGAAATTATTGGCCAAGGCATGCACGAGTTCCTCGATCACTTGCAGCAGCAAATGAATGAGGTGGATACGCAAATTTTTCAAACGTTCTTTACCCTAGAGCCTGTGAAAGCCCGCTAG
- a CDS encoding ATP synthase F0 subunit B, producing MLYSNADPISTTTGVNEALDVPSVPLQLLQQLEKLEELLILEGTKIPLTGRKLIDEEQILNQLTHIEQAIPESVKTAQRILNQRDEIIKQAQHRAQEIIRAAEQRAAQIADELRIRQQAELEAQKIRQQVQQEVEFMRQRAIEEINLLRQNTEKELAHLRQVTRHECQERQQEADAYADRTLAEMERQFKEMLAVIQNGRQYLKQHQAHRQP from the coding sequence ATGCTTTACTCAAACGCCGATCCCATCTCAACGACCACTGGAGTAAATGAAGCGCTTGATGTCCCTTCCGTACCGCTGCAACTCCTGCAACAATTGGAAAAGCTGGAAGAACTCCTAATTCTCGAAGGGACGAAGATCCCGCTGACCGGCCGCAAACTCATTGATGAAGAGCAGATCCTGAATCAGCTTACCCACATTGAACAGGCGATCCCCGAATCAGTGAAGACAGCGCAGCGGATTCTCAATCAGCGGGATGAGATCATTAAACAGGCCCAGCACCGCGCCCAAGAAATTATCCGTGCCGCAGAGCAACGCGCTGCCCAAATTGCCGATGAACTGCGGATTCGCCAGCAGGCAGAACTCGAAGCCCAGAAAATTCGCCAGCAGGTGCAGCAAGAGGTGGAGTTTATGCGCCAGCGCGCGATCGAGGAAATCAATCTGCTACGGCAAAACACAGAAAAAGAACTAGCCCATCTGCGCCAAGTGACCCGCCATGAATGTCAAGAGCGGCAACAGGAAGCGGATGCCTATGCAGATCGCACCCTTGCGGAAATGGAACGCCAATTCAAGGAAATGCTAGCGGTGATTCAAAATGGGCGCCAATACCTCAAGCAGCACCAAGCCCACCGTCAACCCTAG
- the coaD gene encoding pantetheine-phosphate adenylyltransferase — protein MLAVYPGSFDPITLGHLDIIERGARLFSEVIVAIAHNPQKKALFSVSQRIKQVEAATVHLKNVRVDTFDGLTVEYARSQQATVLLRGLRVLSDFEYELQMSHTNKSLWPEIETVFLTTSNEYSFLSSSLVKEIARFGGNVRHLVPATVAKDLEACFTQTPIPSQRPLE, from the coding sequence ATGCTTGCTGTTTATCCTGGAAGTTTTGATCCCATTACCCTAGGGCACTTGGACATTATTGAGCGGGGTGCTCGTCTCTTTAGTGAAGTGATTGTGGCGATCGCCCACAACCCACAAAAAAAAGCCCTCTTTAGCGTCAGCCAACGGATCAAACAAGTAGAGGCGGCTACCGTTCACTTAAAAAATGTGCGGGTGGATACCTTTGATGGCCTGACCGTTGAGTACGCGCGATCGCAACAGGCAACAGTTCTTCTGCGGGGGCTACGGGTTCTGTCGGACTTTGAATACGAGCTGCAGATGTCCCACACCAATAAAAGCCTCTGGCCAGAGATTGAGACCGTGTTCCTCACCACGTCCAATGAGTATAGTTTCTTAAGTAGTAGCTTAGTAAAAGAAATTGCCCGATTTGGCGGTAATGTTCGTCATCTAGTACCAGCCACTGTTGCAAAGGATTTAGAAGCATGCTTTACTCAAACGCCGATCCCATCTCAACGACCACTGGAGTAA
- a CDS encoding response regulator transcription factor — translation MTAKLLLVDDEPGVREAVTAYLEDSGFEVTAVANGQAALEYLETNVPDLIITDIMMPQMDGYAFLETVRQQPHLNHIPVIFLTARGMKRDRIQGYDAGCDAYLAKPFDPDELVAIIKNLLRRQAAARDEGEPNLANLAQQIAELRAMLVQQGKRNPTAPPIQLDLTPREASVLQLVVKGLMNKEIASQLNTSVRNIEKYVSRLFVKTGTSSRTELVRFALEHGLAD, via the coding sequence ATGACAGCAAAATTATTGCTGGTGGATGATGAGCCGGGGGTGCGCGAGGCGGTAACGGCCTATTTAGAGGACAGTGGCTTTGAGGTGACAGCAGTGGCCAATGGTCAAGCGGCTCTGGAGTATCTAGAAACCAATGTACCCGACCTGATTATTACGGATATTATGATGCCGCAGATGGATGGCTATGCCTTTTTGGAAACAGTGCGCCAACAACCCCATCTCAACCATATTCCCGTTATCTTCCTCACAGCGCGGGGCATGAAGCGCGATCGCATCCAAGGCTATGATGCTGGCTGTGATGCCTACCTAGCCAAACCCTTTGACCCCGATGAACTGGTGGCCATTATCAAAAATCTGCTGCGGCGGCAAGCGGCTGCTCGCGATGAGGGAGAACCCAATCTGGCCAATTTAGCTCAACAAATTGCCGAACTGCGGGCAATGCTCGTCCAACAGGGCAAACGCAATCCCACGGCTCCCCCAATTCAACTGGATCTCACCCCCCGCGAAGCCAGTGTGCTGCAACTGGTGGTCAAGGGTCTGATGAATAAGGAAATTGCCAGCCAACTGAATACCAGTGTTCGCAATATTGAAAAGTATGTCAGTCGCCTCTTTGTGAAAACCGGTACCAGTAGCCGCACAGAACTCGTGCGCTTTGCCCTTGAACATGGCTTGGCTGATTAG